The following DNA comes from Bacteroidota bacterium.
CATATTCTCAAACGACTTTTTAAACGAATACGGCCCCCAACGGTAGAAACCGCCAACACCAACAGTATATAGCCTTAAATTCAGAAGGTTGTTTATCAGGAATCCGGATTCATAATAACCCAGTTCCATGGTATTATAGGTTATATTGAAATGATTTGCCTGATTATTCAGGTTACCGAAAGCAATATTTGTCAAAACAGCAAATTCCGGGGCAAATTTCTCCGTGCGGATTAAGAGGTTCCCGAAATCATGTGTAAAGTAAAGGGCTGCATAGCGGTTCGAAAGGAACTCATTCATACGCATGGTGGCAAAACTGTTTTCCGCAAATATCGTAAAGGTTCGAAAGCTGCCGTTGCCATTGTATAGGTTACACTCAGGAAGGTTGCCGTCGATATACCCGGCCCGGAGTTGAAGACTTGTCTCTCCCAGGTATTTAGTGTAAAACGATTTCTCTACTTTTACATCCACCCTGTTGTACTCGAAACCCCCTTCCAGGAAGTCGTTGAATCCCCGTGTATACTGCACCCAAAGAACAGGATAGTCAGTCCCTAATGAAATAGCTGCCCTTGGAGTTTGTATTATCTTTTCCCTGAAAGCAAAACGCATGCCAAGTGTGAGGTCGGTAAAACGGTAATTTTCCAGGAAAAGGGCTGTTCCTTGAGACGAAACTCCATACTCATAATCTCCCGCTGCCTGCTTGGTATAGCGGTTCAAGCCAACAAACCAATTAAAATGGTTTAACGTCCTGAACGACAACGACGCCTCATAAGACTCGGTAATATTCTTCCTTTTGATCAGGAATTGTCTGAAATTGTCGGGACGAAGCAGACCGGACCGGTCATCAAAAAAACTCACACCACCGCTTTCCACAACGTCGTTGAAATAATCCAGTCTGAGTTTGACATTGCGCTGCCGGTAGAGGTTGAGATCCAATGTGCCTCCGTATTTTGCCCTTTCATCCTTGAAACCGTAGCCCCAGTAACCGCCAATGCTGAAAAAACGCGAAAGCTTCTCGTTGGTTGAGGCCCCAAGTCCCAGATATACTCCCTCATAAGGATTGTACCGGAAAATCTTATCCAAACGGATATCGAAAATCTTCCAGGGGATGCTTCCCTTTACAATGGTTTCCAGCGATTTAGCAAGCCTATCGAACTGCGCTTCTTTTCCAATACTGTCGATAAACTCATATGTCCTCAGATCCATTTCCGATAGTGAATCAACCCGGTAACCGGCCCAGAAATCTTCCTTTCTGGAAGT
Coding sequences within:
- a CDS encoding DUF5686 and carboxypeptidase regulatory-like domain-containing protein: MKRFPALLLYAFLLLPFLGRSQEYTVKGKVFDSGTGQPLAFVNILMNDGQQGGTSDIDGAFDLKSFEPIEVLKFSYVGYYPQTWYAEGGRTDKLRIGLERLSVELHEVQIFPGINPAHRIINNVIDNRDKNDPEKLKSFSYTSYDKMIFTIEKADSLRQIDTTSLDDGGKELVDFISDKNIFIMETVSERKFLHPDRNYENVIATKVSGFKDPIFVFLISQIQSTSFYNEMIRIANMNYVNPISKGSTKKYYFQIEDTTYSGINDTVFIISFRPLLNTNFDGLKGVLMINTNGWAIQNVRAEPATMGGGFNLRVQQLYEHINGEQWFPVQLNTDVIFRNIQASVDSNSFGLVGIGKSYIRDIELNPDIIRRQLGVLGVDVDPNATSRKEDFWAGYRVDSLSEMDLRTYEFIDSIGKEAQFDRLAKSLETIVKGSIPWKIFDIRLDKIFRYNPYEGVYLGLGASTNEKLSRFFSIGGYWGYGFKDERAKYGGTLDLNLYRQRNVKLRLDYFNDVVESGGVSFFDDRSGLLRPDNFRQFLIKRKNITESYEASLSFRTLNHFNWFVGLNRYTKQAAGDYEYGVSSQGTALFLENYRFTDLTLGMRFAFREKIIQTPRAAISLGTDYPVLWVQYTRGFNDFLEGGFEYNRVDVKVEKSFYTKYLGETSLQLRAGYIDGNLPECNLYNGNGSFRTFTIFAENSFATMRMNEFLSNRYAALYFTHDFGNLLIRTEKFAPEFAVLTNIAFGNLNNQANHFNITYNTMELGYYESGFLINNLLNLRLYTVGVGGFYRWGPYSFKKSFENMAFKISFVFPFQQFSSR